The Brassica oleracea var. oleracea cultivar TO1000 chromosome C6, BOL, whole genome shotgun sequence genomic interval ATATGATAGTGATTTTTCTTTTCAAAAATCCCTAAACAAAAAAGTATAAAAGAGTATTTGATAGTATTTTTTCTGTTTTTAATTGTAAACAAAAAGGATATTTATAAAATAGAATGTTTTGATTTTAAAAAAAATCCTAATAAAATTTCAAAAACTTATTTAATTGCAATTTTTTAAAAATAATTTGATGACAAATATGATGATAAAACTATTTAGTTAAAAAAAATCAAAAACTAAGATGTTGTCTTGATTGGTATTTATGTGTTTGGTCATAAAATCAAACACATGTTTGATATTATTTTCATGTTTGGTCATAAAATAGATTATTATTATTATTGTGATAGTAAGTGCTCTTTATATGCGTTTTATTATCAAGCTTCATCGTCTTCTTTTATAATTCATTTTAACAAAAATATTATTTGGAAACTTATGCGTGAAAACGAGTTCTTAATTATAAAATAAATCTCACACAACATACGCAAAAGCAATCCTAAAATTATAATAAAATGATTTCTTATGTTCTTTATGAAATGAAAATATCAAACAAAATCAGTTGCATTGATAGTGCTCATATCTAGTATTAGAAGAGTTCATTTAAAAAGAAGATGATTAGATATTTTCGTTGGTCAGATTTCGTTTCGTATATCTACAGAGAAATCTCCGCCGTCAATGCAAAGCGAAGGTGACACTTGGGATGGTCCAGTGGTCCGTACAATGTTACTTCTCGCTCACGAGACGTCGAGAATCAAATTTTTATATTATATATTTTCATTTTAGAAACGTGGGCCTAACATCCAGTACAAAATATACCAATGAGAAGTCGACACGAATTCTTAAGAAAACCACACTGGTTTTGAAAACAAGAACAAACCAGTTTTAGCTTTTCCCTAAAACCGCTATTACCCAATTCTCCATAAATAAAGAGAGGAAGAAAGATCCCGAGACTCAAACACAAGTCTTATATTATAAAGGAAAGAAAGAAAAACTTTCCTAATTGGATCATACCAAAGTCTGAGCTCTTCTTTATCTCTCTTCTTATAATTTCTTGTTTTGTTTGGTTCTTTTAGAGGAAATAGTTCCTTTAAAAGGGATAAAAATGGGAAGGGGTAGGGTTCAGTTGAAGAGGATAGAAAACAAGATCAATAGACAAGTGACATTCTCGAAAAGAAGAGCTGGTCTTATGAAGAAAGCTCATGAGATCTCTGTTCTGTGTGATGCTGAAGTTGCGCTTGTTGTCTTCTCCCATAAGGGGAAACTCTTTGAATACTCCACTGATTCTTGGTAACTTTCTCATTTAAGAAACAAAAATATGTTTAATTACTTGATTTGTCTCACGTTTTTTCTTAAGTTGACTACTTGATTTACCCTAATTAGTAACTGCTGTTCTTATTTAGGTATTTTCTAGGGGTTTCATTTGATTTGGATTATTAGTAGTTAGATATCTTTACTGAATCTGTTAATATACCGTCAGAAAAATGTTTATTACCTAGATCTGTATTAACTAGAAAAATAAAAGTTATATACGGACTGGAGTGAATTTAACCCTAGAACATTATTAACTAGTATCGGTCTGGATATATGTGTGTGGGTGTATATCACCATCATGAATTGTTTTGTTCTTCTAGATATGTCTTCAGAATTTTGAAACCTAATTTTGAATTAGAGCCAAAGTAAGAATTTTTTTAAAAAACTGTTAATTTAAAGAAACTGCTTAATTTCACTTGTTTCGTAGCTAGGAACTCAAGTATTGAAAATAATGTTGCTTTAATAAAATAAATTTGCAAATGGTCTATTATTGTAGATAAGCCGAAAATGTGATGAGAAGCAACATAAATACTGGTAATTTATAAGATTTCAAAGTTAAATTGGGATTATATAAAAGGATTTGTGTTTAATTTTTGAGCTTGGGGGGTTTTCCAGCCCTAAAATCATTGTGAATCGTTTGATCTCCCAGTTGTGTTTTCCAAAATATTGCAAACCTAAGGCAATGAAATATTTAATTTCCGTCGGCTTCGACAAGTATTGACTCATAATCTTAAACACTATAGTATAAACGTAGTTGCTTCTGTTTTATAAGATTTTACAAATTGGAAGGCTGGAAATAAGGATGTCAAATCTGAGTAGGGGGTTTTTGACCTCTGGGGATCCACGAAAAGAACCAACTTAATCCTATGTTCGGCTTCTTACCGATGGTCAAACTTAATCCAACAGCCAACAGCTGTTCTTTCTTTTAAAAAGCGTTATTCGTATTCTGTACAAAATGAAACTAGTGATTTGATCAGATTATAATTTTTTTTTTATAATGTGTCATTTCTAACCAGATTTCCTGTACACAATTATAACAATTTTAAAGAAACCGCAGTTACAACTCTAAGCTAGAGGTATAGGGTTATATCTTGGTTCACTGTTTTGCTAAATTATAAATATCTTACAGGATTTGATCTAGGAAATCTTGGTTTTAAGGGAAAAAACCATCATTAAGACCTAGGTAGATCTACCCTAAGATTGTATTTTACATGATCATTTGCTTGTTTTACACAGTATATACTCTATATATATAATATGATCATAAATTGTTGATGATAAGAAGCTAGCCCTAATTCTGTGAATTGAACAGTATGGAGAAGATACTTGAACGCTATGAGAGATACTCTTACGCCGAGAGACAGCTTATAGCACCTGAGTCCGACTCCAATGTAAACCAATTTCTCTCCATTAACTTATATAAATTAAATATTATTTCAGTATTAGTGATATATACTTATCTGTATTAAACTTGTGAGATATAGACGAACTGGTCGATGGAGTATAATAGGCTTAAGGCTAAGATTGAGCTTTTGGAGAGAAACCAGAGGTACATTTTCATTCATCATTTATATTAATAGATGAAATATCAAACAGGATTAATGTTAGTTAAAAATGCATGATTACTTATAAGAAAATGATGCATTTAAATAACAAAAAAATGCATCGATGCTCTATTGAAATTTAGGCACTATCTTGGGGAAGACTTGCAAGCAATGAGCCCTAAGGAACTCCAGAATCTAGAGCAACAGCTTGATACTGCTCTTAAGCACATCCGCTCTAGAAAAGTATGAATCCTCCTATTTCTTTAATTAACATGTATACAACTTAAACACATATTATTTTATTATTCAAATACATATATATGAAATAGTACATATGTGATTTTATTGGTTGGATATGAAAAGATCAATCACGTCGATTAGAATGTATGACTTTTTAAAGAATTAGTATATAAGAGTATGATTAGTCAATGTAATGGTACGTTTATGCAGAACCAACTTATGTACGACTCCATCAATGAGCTCCAAAGAAAGGTATGTATAAACCCTATCAAATTGACGTTTACATAGAATAACTGCGTGTAAGAATCCTATAGGGGAGCTAACAATCGTGCCGTTTTGGAAATGACAGGAGAAAGCCATACAGGAACAAAACAGCATGCTTTCCAAGCAGGTGCCATTTGTCATTATTTTTATTTCGTCAAAATGTTTTCTATTGTAGTACTGTTAGCTTCCACTGTTCTACTCCACACTTCAAGCCAAGCTATACCTACCTACGACTACGAGATCTTCACATATTTCTCCACTTAGCTTCGGCACCACTATAACTAAAATATAGATAAAATATCATTTTTATAGTCTATGATTGATATACTCGTCAGCCAGTACGTAGATGGGTATTGCCCGTTTAGTTTTAAGGTTCTTTTCCGGATTGAAAATATTTAAACTTGAAAAGTCGTCTCATATCATTCTACTTTCGTCATCTATATATAGGGTATGTGAATATAGACAATACTCTTATTTAAAAAAATATTGGGCTAAACTTTGGCAACAGAAGGAAAATTGTTTGAGAAGATATATATTTAAGACATGTATACGAGTTTATTACATGATGCAAGGAATTATTCGTAACCAAATTAAAGATCTAAACACACCTACCTTTGATGCTATTTATATGTATATCTATTTAGAAGTCGTGGCTTTGAAAATTGATGATGATATGGTATGGTATAAGTTGGTAACAAACTGGTGTGTGAAATTGAAACTTGTCAGATTAAGGAGAGGGAAAACGTTCTTAGGGCGCAACAAGAGCAATGGGACGAGCAGAACCATGGCCATAATATGCCTCCGCCTCCACCCCCGCAGCAGCATCAAATCCAGCATCCTTACATGCTCTCTCATCAGCCATCTCCTTTTCTCAACATGGGGTAGTTAAAAATTCGTTCCTCTTACTTTCAAGTACATATGTGTTATATATACAAGATAGTTAGGTGTTATAAGTCCAGTGAGTTAGGTTGTGTTAGTGATGGTTAGATGTCTAAATTGTGAATTACAAGTACTAAGATTTTTCATGTATATATTAACGTATTGATCATCAATCAAATGGTCGTAAAAAAAACAGACTTATATTTTTGGGAAAAGTAGATGGAATGGCTGCTAAAAGTCTAAGAAACCTTTGGGAGCAGGTCGTATTTATTGTTGTTCAAATTAAACTTGAGGTAGTTAGATAAATAAACTATCTTTGATATGGGCCTTTACCAATTTCACTACAAAACATGTGATATTTTCAGCACCTATGTAGATAATTTTGTAAGCTATATCATGTGCATATGAATGTAAATGCAGGGGGCTGTATCAAGAAGAAGATCAAATGGCAATGAGGAGGAACGATCTCGATCTGTCTCTTGAACCCGTTTACAACTGCAACCTTGGCTGCTTTGCCGCATGAAGCAATTCAATAATAATATTTATAATCATCAATAATAAAACAATATGCGCTACATATGTATTTTGGCGAGCCCTTCTTATCCAACTAATTAATATATGTGGGCAAGCTCTATGTTCATATAATTAGCAAGTTTCTATTTTGTCTCTTTTTATATATCTTTCTCAAGTTCTTTTGCTTCAGTATGTGGCAAAATTGTAATATCTCATATTTCAATATCTGAATTTATATTATTGAACCTTCTAATAAATCAGTGTCCAAAGTCAGCAATTAAGTCTCACCCGTGTCTACGAAACTGAATCTTCAGTTACCTTTCCTTTAGGATCTTTTATATTGTAGGTCTCTTGAACTAAAAAATAGCAACAACTTTAGTTATCAAATTAATCTAATGCTTAAAATTATTGAAATTTTTATATCAAAGCTTCATTAAGAGAAACTAGAGGCAATGAATCTGCGAGATAATAACAGTTAACAGCCGACTAAAGATAACCACATAAAACATTTGGATGATTACCCAAAAAGGAATCTATTGATTCTCTCCCAATTGGTTGATTCATATGAGAAAACATAAATAAACAAGCCTCTGCTTGATGTTAAAAATTAAAATACATACTGCTAAATAAAAAAATATCCATTAATACGAGTATACACAGGAATAGACTGAGAGATAAAGGTACATTTTCAACCCAGCCCTTATCCCAAATGGATTTTATCACATATAAATTGATTAAGTACCACATATAAATAGCTTATCATTTTTCCAAATTACAAGCCAAAAAGAATCTGGCAGAAGTCTTCCAAAATCTATAAAAATTTAGTTACAACATAAATTAAGAAAGAATTGGTGATGAAGGAATTTTTTGCCAAGAATCTAAGGATATCTCTTATAGTTAGTCCACCTGCTCTGTAATTTCATTCTCCAAGAAAAGCATTGTCTGTGAAAATCACAAAACATACATCAAAAGATAGATATAACCGACATATATGTGTTAATAAAATACATATAGAGATAAAAGAAACCTTGGAACAAAAGGGACAAGCTGCACTTCTCTCCATCCATTCATAGATGCAGGCAAGGTGAAAGATATGTCCACATTGTAGAACTGTTTTCGGATTATCCTCAGCGTACTCTGTCTCCAATGACAATAGTAATGAGTAACACACACAACAATCTTTAGACAAAAATAAATAATTTTTTTTTTGTAGAGTTACTAGTTTTACCATAGAAACATGTCGGACAAACGTCTTCTTCTCTGTTAGCGACAGAGGAAAATTCCCTTCTTTCCAGGTTTCGAGATAGTTGCTCGTACTGGATCAACACGAAGTTGTTAGAGTTTGATTAGTTCTGCAATTTCTATAAGTTTTCTGGGAGAAAAAAGTAATGAACCTATAAAAGGAAAGTAGGTTTTATAATGTGGGCGTTACCTTGAGGGGAAAGTTATTCATTATTGGGTGGCTGAAGGCTGTGATTCTGGGTACGTTTCGAGACTCATTACCTTGCTCCGGAACACGAAGACAGCAAAGTAAAATACCCATTGATCTGATTTGGGTTATTCACCTAGGTCAACTAATATGGGAGAAAAACAGAGGAACAGAAGAAGATTGATCAATGTTTTTCTTTCTGTTCTTGAATCTTCGGATCGATCTGAGAGAGAAATAAAAATCAATTAAGCAGGGGAAAAAGCAACAAACTTAGGAAGCTTTGGTCCGTAATTGCAGCGATGTAGATTCTTTGGAGAGCTGCACAAGGCAACGTGGAGATTTTGTGGGATATTATTTTTATTAAAAAGAGTTTTGGAATTTTGACTGCTTTTTGGAATGTACTTTTTTTTCGTTCTCCAGTTTATAAACTCCAGTTACCGCTTTTTATTCTTAAATGCAAACAGCAAAAAGTTAAAAGTTAAACTAATTGAAGAGTATGAATTCTCACAAAGTGCAGAAAGTGTGTTTTGAGTTGGAGGACTATGAGTTGGTGGGCTCTGTGAACAAACCTAAGGCGTGGCCAGCGTTTCGGGCGTACGGTGAGGAGTTAAGGGATGTCTTGAATAAAGTTACGGATTGGAAGGTAAGCTCAGTAAAGAGAGTGGCTAACAAAGATGCTTTTATGATTGTTCGGAGTGTGACAAAGGAAAGGAGATATCAATCATATGTAGTTTAAGGTAGTCCATCTTGGTTAAGGAGCTTGCTTGGGAAGGAAGATACGAGGTCAATAAGAGTATAAGGTGATGTCAACCGGAGGATTTCATTGGAGTGGAAGAGTATCTGGTGGGAGAACGTGTTTTAGGCCGTGATCCTTTTCTTTATTTGATTTGGGTTGGTTGCTTGATCGATTTGCTTTAGAGAAGTGGTTGTATTCTTTCTTTCTCAAACATGTTTTTTAAGAGTTAAAAAAAAACTAATTTAAAAGCTGTATTTTCCAAATAATCCGACTGACTTCATTTATTACATAGTATAAAAGTGAACTTGCCTATTTTTAAATATTTTATTACATCTTGAGTTGACAAAACTTTGTCGCAAAGTCTTGATATCTTCCAGGTAGCTTTCAAATGCTGGCCATTCCTCTGGTTCCGAAACCATCTTCACCAGTTGAGAACAATCCGTTGCAAACGTAACCTGAAACTGCCTTAAATTTCGCATACATTCCATCGCCCAAATCAATGCCTCCATCTCCGAATGAAGAGGTGAGAGGGATGCCCTTACATTTCGTGCTCCCAATAAGCCATCAAACCCTGGCAGCGTGCTATGCCATCCTTGTCCTGAAAAAAAATCCTTATCTTTCCAAGAACCATCCGTGAAACACCATCGTCCTATGGTCCCTATATCAGGCCGTACTTGTACTTCCTGTACCAATCTACGATCTTTAATAACTTGTGCCTCAGCCCACAATGTTGATTCCACTTCTGCCAATCTCAGCATGTCTCTTGGGTCCATATCTAAATTACTGAACACTTTGTTGTTCCGACCCTTCCAAATATACCATAATATCCATGCAAACTGGTGATCCACCATTTTTGGATTAAGTCTCCAGAATAGATGATCCATATTAGCAAAAAGAGAGCCAATTGGGAAAATGTTTGGATTTGATGGGATCTTGGATAATGCCCACACTTGACGTGCTGGAGGACATTCAAAAAACACATGGTTTATTGATTCCTCCGGAGCTCCGCACCTGGCACAGCAGGTGTCTCCTTGCATCCCTCGTGCTTTTAATGTTTTCGTCACCGCTATACAACCAGATACCAGCTGCCAAAGAAAGTGTTTTAGCTTCGGAGGACACCTCACCTTCCAACAGTATGCCTTAAGGATATCCACATTAGGGCCATAAAAATCAGGTGGTTTTCTCCTTGTCAGGATAATTCCTTTCTACCTGATATCCTGATTGTACCGTATATTTTTCATTTTTTGTGAAATGCCATCCATTCCTATCTGCCAACTGATTTCTGCCCAATGGTATACTCTCAATTATTTTTGCATCTTGTGGATCCACCAAGTCCCTAATTGCCTGTACATTCCATGTGTGTGATTCTTGATTAATGAAATAATCTACAGTGAGGTCCGGGTAACTATTATGTAGGTTTTTGTTGGTTGGTCTCGGGCGAGTGGATGAGAGCCAGTGTTCTTTCTTTCTCAAACATGTTTTTTCAGAGTTAAAAAAAAAAAACTAATTGAAGAGTTAATTTTTATTTCTTTAAAAATATTTTGTTATTAATTTGTAAACAGTATAAAATTCACACGGAAAGGGAAGATATTAATGGATTAGAAAAGGAAAGATGTTTATGGTGGTTATTTAATTTAGAAAAGGAAGGATAAGAACCCACCTCTTTGGTAATGTTTGAGTTTCATGGATTTGGAATCTCTAGAGATTAGCCTCGTATGTTTAATGTTAGTATCAGTGCTGTTATATGTGTTTATCTAGATGCCCTTTGTCTGGCTTTTGATCCCCATTAATCTCTTGGGTGTTGGTTCCCGAAAATCATTCGGGCTTTGTTTGCTAAGTATGGATGTGGTACTCTGCTTGTAAGATTCGGTTCAGAACTACTTTTAATCAAATTCCAGTTGGAAAAAAAAGAACCCACCTCTTTTTTTTCAGTGAGATAATAATAGCCCACCTCTATTTGCCAAATCCATTTTAACTACAAAATTTGCTTTTTGCTCAGGATGGAGGATATAAAAAGCTGGCTACCTAAAATAATCAACAAATTTTCTTATTTGAAAAGACACACCAAGTGTTAAACTCCAGTATTCATTTGTAATCTTTGACTCCAAAGCAACAGTAAAAAAATCTAAATTAAATAGAAACTAAGCAAAGTATCAATTTTTCATAAGAATGTGTTAAAAAGACATGCGAAACTCATTCTCACTCAATCAAAACTCTTGTTATTTTCTTAAAAGAATTATATAATTAATATTTTCATCCAAATTCTTATTAAAATAAGTTTTTTTTTATCTTTCTCGACTTTGTCAGAAACTAAGGGAGGGTTATTGGAACCAGAATTTGGAAAGAGTTGAGTGATTTTAGAATTTGACAGATTTTTAAAAGTTTAGTAGATTTCACAAATGTTTCCTAATTTCTTTCAAATATTTTGTATTGATTTCTATAGATTATTATTGATTATTAAGAACTTGCACAATATATTTTTTCAAAAAGTTTTTGCTTCTGAGGCACAAAAAAAGTTGTAGAAATTTTCAACAATGAATTTCGATGAGACACTATTATATTATCGTTTGGTGTGTTTACATATACAAATGCATTTTATGGTATTGGGTATTTGTGTTATGCATGGTTTGTTCTTAGTTATGTTGTGAAAATAATCATTTTTTATCTTCATACTACATGACATATTTTTAACAGTCTTGTTTTCATTGACATTTTTTTTGAGACACCACTAATACAAACGAAAAATTATGTTAGAACACACCAACTATGAAACTTACCGACAAAAAGATCTTCTGAAAATCACATGTCAAACAAGAAAAATATATCATAAAGTGTGGAAATGTTTTTATTAGTACACAGATTTCAGAAATCTTATGAGTAGATATATTATTTTCAAAGTCTAGCTTATGAGTTAAAATATAAAGAATTTAGTTCCCAATAACCATAGATTTGAATAGAATAGCAAAATCAATAAAAACTAAACTTTTTGAATAACAAAGGATTTGAATAGAATTTAAAAGTCTTAAAACTACAATGGATTTTGGAAAGACTTTTAAAATCCATAAACCAATAACCATGGGTTCTTAAAATTTTATAATTCATTAAAAATTCTTAAACCAATAACCCCCCTAAAGATTATACAATATCCAACATAATTACAATTCTTTTATACGTGTACAAAGGAAAATCAATCTAGAGTTATAATAGAATCAATCAAGAATGATAAGACAGAATTACAAAGGATATGATATTGATTACAAATTGCATATGTTATCAATTATAGGATTGATCGATATCTCAATACTTCCTAAAAGATCGCTAATATCGTCTAATAGAATTGCATTGTACGCTCCCTAATCAACCTTATGATCGTCTTGTTCTTCTTGACAACGCTTGTAAAGGCCATCATGAAAAAAACAAGAAAAACTTGCCGGAATATTATTGGGTCAATGAAAATAGTCAGATTAATGTACAAATAGAAAATCAAGGGTCAAGACTCGATGAAATGTGAATCTGAATAGAGACAATGACATTTTATTAATCTAGATTATGAAAACAAAAATTATCCAAGAAAAAGTAGATAAGTGAGTTGAGAACATTGTTATTACAGGAAAAAAGAAAACAAAAACCTAAGAGATTGGAAAGAGAAAGAGTCAACGAGAGGTCGTGGTGGGATTAGGTTGAAGCATGGAAGGAAGAACAAGTGGGGACAATAGAGGGATTGGATCTGTGCCGTTTTGACAGAGATCAGACGCAGACGCCGAAGGAGCTACGGCGGAAGGAGGAGGTCTTGGTGGTAATAAGAGAGGACAAGGAGCTCGTCTCTGAAGACGGCAGCTTAAAGATCGCCGGAATACACAGTCGTCGTTGTGAACACTCATCACAAAACCTGGAAATGTAACTCCTGTACCCCCTGTTTCCTCCTTTTTTTTTTTTTTTTTTTCTGAACTGGTGTTTTGGATTTGTAATGTTAGTGTTGGTGCTTGTTTTGTTTTATTCAGCTTCTTTGAAGGGTTTAGATATGATTTCAAAGAGGACGACTATTGGGAAATTAGAGGTTGCTTAACTTGAGGATTTTAATAGAGTAATTAACTGAACGGATAACAATAACAACTAAGAAAATGGCTTTAATAAAAGAAAAGAAGTTGGGTGAAAGTTTGGCTGTTGTGTGGTGCGTGTATTGACTCAATATGGCAGAAAAAAAACAATTTCATCTGGTCAATGGTCAATAAATTGGATAGGTACGAGAGATCTATCAACATCACCATTATGTTATGTTACCCGCATTTAACAACAATAAAAATTTCTATATATACCATATATCTGTACCCAAAATTATAACCAAAAAGCTGAACCCAAAACGTAAAAGAATATATGTAATACCAATTTGTTTTTCGAAATTCCCTAATAAATCTATTATCCAAAACTATACTTTGGGTATCCGATCGGATCTCGGATAAAATGAGAGACACGCTGGTCCATAAAATACCTAATAAGTAATTTGTGGTAGACCCAGACCCGTACTGAACTATACTTTGAGTCGGTACTTTTTTTTTTTTTTTGGATGTAGATATATTGCCCAAGAGTTAAAAAACATAAAAGTGTACATAAATTTTTTTAAATAAATTAATTCATTTTATTCTTCAATATAATACATAATAATGTACCACAATCTCATAACACTAATTCATATCAAACTTTCTTTATAATAACCGCGGGTCAAAATCTAGTTTTGTCTTTAAATATGTTAATTAACAGGACATATGGTCCAACCAATTGGACTAGGTTGAATCGTGACACCAAGTTATATCCGGTTCACTTCAAATCAATAGATCTTGGTTTTACCAAGCTTGGACTATGATGGGCATGGATTTGATCATTTGGGTTAGGCTCGGGCGTTCGGGTACCCGTTGGCGTTCGGATCAGGTTTTTTGGATTTCGATTCTTTTTTATAACACCTCATAGGTTCTATTCTAGTAAA includes:
- the LOC106298286 gene encoding floral homeotic protein APETALA 1 A, whose amino-acid sequence is MGRGRVQLKRIENKINRQVTFSKRRAGLMKKAHEISVLCDAEVALVVFSHKGKLFEYSTDSCMEKILERYERYSYAERQLIAPESDSNTNWSMEYNRLKAKIELLERNQRHYLGEDLQAMSPKELQNLEQQLDTALKHIRSRKNQLMYDSINELQRKEKAIQEQNSMLSKQIKERENVLRAQQEQWDEQNHGHNMPPPPPPQQHQIQHPYMLSHQPSPFLNMGGLYQEEDQMAMRRNDLDLSLEPVYNCNLGCFAA
- the LOC106299532 gene encoding RING-H2 finger protein ATL57-like, with protein sequence MGILLCCLRVPEQGNESRNVPRITAFSHPIMNNFPLKYEQLSRNLERREFSSVANREEDVCPTCFYEYAEDNPKTVLQCGHIFHLACIYEWMERSAACPFCSKTMLFLENEITEQVD
- the LOC106297970 gene encoding uncharacterized protein LOC106297970 → MRSSSLKSYLNPSKKLNKTKQAPTLTLQIQNTSSEKKKKKKEETGGTGVTFPGFVMSVHNDDCVFRRSLSCRLQRRAPCPLLLPPRPPPSAVAPSASASDLCQNGTDPIPLLSPLVLPSMLQPNPTTTSR